A stretch of DNA from Besnoitia besnoiti strain Bb-Ger1 chromosome II, whole genome shotgun sequence:
TTTGGTACAGGCCCCCCCTGTGTAACAGCAAATACCAGGCAACCTGAATGGTCACTTGCAGAATAGGTCCGTAATTATCAAGGCATGCGCTTGTAATACCTATGGACATCACTGCTAAACGCCAGCCATCCGACCGAAGAGCACGGTTAATTAGGCTGCACGTGGCACCGGATTCGATCGGTGAGGAAAGGGAGAGAACGTCCCCATCGAAGCCGCGGGCTTTGATGACGGGGGCCTCGAAGCGTACATTATGCACTACAGATAACCTCACACCTATGACGTCAGGGCGCCCCAGGGCAACTGCCTTTGAACGGAATCGGTCTAAATCCGGTGGACATGCGTTCCCCAATACGCTTTACTGAATACGGTCGTGAATCTGACTGCAGTTCGCTCTACAACGATGCCCAAACGACAGCCGGCTTCGGCTGCACGCTGCCTCACACTGAGGTGACTGCACTGTGCTTCCGTCTCACAAATCCTGATAGCTCCGTAACGAGAGCCACAAGCAATTTGGGAGCACGCTCCAGAACCTGATGATCTATACTGTCTGCTACTCTACGCGTGATCTTAGAACAGAGGCATACGAATCAGGAACGCCCCTAGACTAGTTCCCTGGGGGCGTCTACTCAATCGAAACGTTCAGCGCTTGCCGGTAgcctgcggcgaggacggagcCCGGTTTCATCGGTGAAAGCGTTCATCAATGTGTCTGAGCCGACGATGAAGGAGTGCAGGGTCACCAGTTCTGTtttggcggcgctgcttgaCCCAAGCTCCGTCGACTCAGCCTCCACATGCAAGCAAGCAAGCGCCACGCGCACCGAAGGCTTACGACTGTCTTGTTGAGGCTGCGAACCGGGGGGTgcgaagacagagacgagCGCACGTTGCCGCCGACGCAGCAATACGACTTGTCCCCCTTTTCTCATGTCCACTGAAAACTACTTGCCAAACCTGTCCGTGCATTGCGGAAGAGATCTCACGGACAGACATCTGCGTTTCGGTACCCCGCCGTggacgcgtcgcgcagcctACCAGTTCCCCTGGCGCGGCTTTGCACCGTACGAAACGGGAAACTGTCCACTCACGACGGAATAACACCGTGAGCATACGGGCAAAAAGGTCTTACGCCGTCCTCACTCCCTCCTTTACGACGGAAAGTGTTTGAGTGGTTACCGttctgcgctgcgccagcaACTAGCTGGCAGAACTTGCGCGCTTGCGCGCCGCCTTGCACGAAGACACTCCCACAGGCTCTGCTCGCAGACACTCGGCAGTCGTCGTGCTCGCGCCACTACCATCTTGGCAGAAAGACAAGGAAAACtgggcagcggagacgactCAGAGGGAGACACCTGGATTCTTCTCTCGGAGAGCTCCAGACATAACGCCCTTTCCAGAGGGGGCGGCCTGGCGGGGCGGTGCCGCATGCCAGCGTCAGCTACACGCCACTCACGTTTGCAGACGCGGGGGGCGGTGCTAAAAAGTGCCTGCGTCAAGTGCGTCCGGCTGTGCTGGCTAGTAGAGCGGCCGTCTGCTGGAGGAAGAAATCTTGTTTCAAGCGACGGGGCGCCGGCCATTGCATTGGTCTGTTTTCGCGCTGCCCCCTTTCCACGTCGAGAAAGCGAGGCAATCGTATCTTTGGTCTGTGTTGTCCTGGTCTAGTGAGTCCTCCCCAGAAACTGAAACCCTTCTCGGCGCGATCCTCCTCTttccctccgcgtctgcttgTCTTCTCGCGCCAGGGCCCAAGCGGTCTTCTGCCGTCGAATTCGgaccgccgctggcggcggttAGTCAGCTGTTGACAGGAAGAGCCCTCCATATTTTCGGCCTCTATGAGTTCCGGTGCTGAAACACAGTCGACTGGGCATGGAAGCACCAGACTAATTTCTCGCGAATTTGTTCGTTTTTGGGGGCGCCGTATGCCCGACAGCGAGGAACCGATCCACGGAGGCCACCGCGCGAGAAAACCCGATCGTGTCGCCAGCCAGCTGTAACGTCGCGGGCGGGTAATTTCCTTTTTCTGTGGTCTCCTTCTGCTCAAttgcttctttttctgtctgcctcgGTTGGTCTTTCCTGCTACCTGGCTTTTTTGCCGCCGGCGACTCCACCCGCGCTGGAGACCCGCGCCTCACCTCGGGAAAGCGATCTTTGTCTTGTTTGTGTCATGGTGCCATCCGTTTGTTGATCCCACCAAAACGCTCCAATTTTTTTCGCGAAGTCATTCCTTAGGGGCATGCCATGTGTCGGTGGTTGTTGGACGTGTTCTGCCAGAAAGGGATTCATCGAGACaccgaggcgcgagcgcggtcTGCCTCGAAAATGACGTGATCACCGCCGCGCCACTCGACGGTGTTTCTCCTCCAGGTTCTGTCCCTTGTTCGTAATACGCTGCCCAAAGGTGGAACGTGAAGAGAGAGATTCGTTTGTTATCTTTGCCTCGCGCCCTGCACCCGCGGGCTTTTCTAGAGCCCAACACGACGATGGCGAGgacttccgcgtcgcctctgcggggcGCTGCCTTGCTGTTTattcttttccttctttcaGACGTCCCTGATTTGTTCCTTCCTCTCAACCAGTCTCTCCACTCTTGGCAGTCTCCTGTCTTGGCTTCGAGAGCTGCAGAAAACGATGCGCCTCGCCCCGTCAGTTTTCGAGAAGTTGATGGAGACCAGAGCTCGGGCGTTGGGGCCCCTGGCGGCGCTAATCCCGCAGGGTCTCCACACACTGAGAGCAAACAGGACGGTGCAGGCGCGTCTGGTGGCTACACGCCGAGGGAGACGGGGTATCAAAACATTGTGGCGAAGCAAGTCGATGAAGGGGCGTTCGGCGCACCATCGGCCGCTGGCGGTCCGTCATTCCACACTGCGCACTTCGACGTGGGGTCGGATGGAGGCGATTTGGGCTCTCTTCGGATCCACTTGCATTCGCAGCCCGGCGTCAGTGAAGCGACTCCGAACGTAGGGCCCTCCGTCATTTCCGTTTACACCGCGAATGGGCCTCTGCCTGGCGCGTCGTTGGGTTCGCAAGGCCAGGCTCCGCGCATTCAGACTGCCGGAGGAGCCCAGATGCCGTTCGGCTGGGTGCCGCAGGTCGACATGCCCAGCGTGGCGGAGAAGAACCTGGTCGAGTTGCGGAAAATGCTGAGAGACGAAGGCTTCGTTGAGGCGCTGCAAGGTGAGCCGCCCCGCAGCgaagcgtcgccgccccggTTATCGTGcttgcttggaagctgcaGTCACTATAGGTGCTGATTTAGCCGGACTCAACCTGCGTTTTATTGTGGCTTCCAAGGCAAACGCCACAGGGTTCGAGGGCaaccgcgcgagcgcgaccaCAGGTCACCCTCTGTGGTtgagcggcggacgccgcgcctcgcagctcgcgggAGAAGCTGTTTTCACGCTCGGGTTTTCCTGTGCTTTCCGTTTTTCagtgcgcgccgcggaaaagGGCTGCCCGGTGTACGTCCTGCAGAACCTGAAGCAGATCCCCGTGCGTTTCCGCGAGGTTCTGAACGAGGAGATGGAGGCGCGAAGCAACCCGAATCGCCTCTTTGAGGTTGCGAACTCGTATGTGAGGACTCCGGAGGAGGCTCGCGCgtggagcggcagcgaaTCCGTCTCCTTCGAGTTCTCCCTCGCCGAGACtcgagccgcgcccgcaccgGCAGACGGGGGCAGCTCGGGCTTCCAcattccgccgccgccgcgcccgattCCGGGGCAGCATGACCCGAGCGAAGAGGGCAGGAATccgacggcgaagcgtcTCGTGGGGACCCAACTGGGGCTTTACCTCGAGTGCAAGCTCCAGGCGCTTCTCGGGCACCCTGCCATTTTCTTTAACCCGTTCTACTcggagcagcagctgctcgaaaccgtcgctgcggcgatcGGCATcgccccgccgctgcgcgaagACGAACAAGACCGGACAGTCAGACGTGACGCCGTCGAATACAGCGGGAGCGTGGATCAGCTGCTCGGCGCCGTGGAGCTCTTCAGGCTCGCTTCCAACCCCTTCAGTAGGCTGCGGGGACACAGCACAGCACTGTTCATCCTAGCGTTCCAGCGACTGACACCTCACGTAGCGCTGTGCGTGGACTGCCttccgcggaggagcggTGTCTTTCCcgacgcgcgtgtgtgtctctgcggcggcgggcggcgagggggTCGAGCGGTTCAGCCGCCTTTCGCTCACTTCGGTTTCTCTGCGGCCTGTGCTCTGCAGCCTTGGGGCACGCTGTGCTGCTGATGATTGCGTATCTCGACTACCACGCGTTCTTCGACCCGAGTCCGAAGAAGCCGTTCTACTCGTGGGCGACGCTGGCTGCTTCAGCAGGCAACGACACGGGATTCGAGATGCTTGACGAGATGTGCGACAACCACCGAGGCCCGAAGAAGCCGGGACGGAGGGCGTGGTatgagcgcggcggctcgcggaaACATAAGGATGCGTCCGTGACGCCGCTCCATCGCCACCTCTGCGACGCCTTGGAAATCATTCTCGACGGCATTCAGCAGAGTCAGTCATGCAGTGTGCAGTGGAGCCGATGCAGCTCGAGGCGACCGAGGCTCCgtaggcggcggcagcgaacaGACTCCCGTAAGAGGCGGAGCCGGCAGCGCACACCATCTCGAAGCGTGTGCACTGATCTGAACGTGTGTCTTCGCGTGGTGCTGCGCAGCGCAAATCGACGTCCTGGAGGAGCTCAGCAAGTACAAAGTCCCCGTGGAGCCTCTAGTCGACCCTGCGACAAAcagcgcgcgtgcgcagacgcggctgtGCCGCGGTCTGTCGCCGTTCTGCGACTACGAAGCGACGATCCTGGCGCCTGTCCGCGCACTCGACGCCCACGAGCAACGCGAGTCTCTGAAGACGAAAAAGGCGTTCAACCTTCTCACCGGCTACGGTACGCGCCGCACGGAGTCTCCGCATGTGTCGGTCGCTGCCCGTGTAGCAGTTCCTTCTGCGCGTCGAACCAGGCGACAAGCTGTCTACGGCTCGCCATGGATGTGCCTCTCCACTTTTTTGGactctctgcaggcagcggctACGTGGGTCAGATCGCTGGCGACGTCGCGGAGCCCTTCTTGTACGCATGGCGCGCGCGTTGGGGGAAGATCCTGTCCGACCCCACTGCGTACTCAGAAGGTGAGAGCGGACGTCGATCTATCGCTGCGGAAGCCGAGTCCTGCGTCGAGCTGtcgtcggcgcggccgctgtgTCTCACTGCGTATTCGTTGTCTGCGCATGTTTTCAGTCTTGGAGCGCGCGCTGTGGTTCGAAGACCGCGAGTTCCTGGCAAAGAAGAACGGATATTTCTTCTCGCAGTACGACAAAAGTGAGTAAGGGGACAGCTGCGGCGTGGCACGCGTCTTGAACCGGGGTCCTGCGCCAGCGTGCGCAGCTACTGCGTATTTGTTTACCGCGGAGCTCTCGGAGCCGATAGGTTTCGTTGGTACTGTACATCTACCCGTGCGAGGACTACTAATGGGAGATATTTGAGTCTTTCTCgctgcttcgtcgccgcgggcaaGGGGATTGCCTTGTTGTCAAGGAACTGGAAAGCTCACACGGTTCCTCTCTGAGCTTTCTCCgttcgtctgcgtcggctcAAGAGCAGAGGGGATGGAGGGCGGACTCTGCTGGTATGACGTGCTGTCGTTGCTCGAGGGGGGACAAGGGCGCGACTGTCACGAGAATTTTTTCCGCTTCGTCGCTGTGTGCGCAGTGGTGAAGAACAAGATGTCCTTCGGAGCCCTGGATGGCGTCTCTGAAGGACTGTCAGAGCGGGACATCCGCAGCAATCTGCAAAGCTAcatcgcgcgccgcgccgagttCGTGGAGAAGCGAAAGGCGTCGTCCCTCGCGAAGCTGCGCAAGAAGATCCCCGAGCGCGACCCGTACGCCTTCAACGTCGCCATTCTTCTCTCACTCAACGGTAGGCTTACTCGCGCAACAACTCGCCACACGTTGAACGAAAACAACCGAACACTTATCTCTTCTGTCTACATGTGCATACTAAGATCGATTGATTCGTCTGGGTTCGTTTTCTCGGTCGCATGTGCTGCTGGAGCGTTCTCGTGAACTTCTCTGGTGTGTGGCACGGAGGCAAAGCACTCCGACAAAAAAGTCGATTTAGCTGTATGTATGTCGAGGGGACTGCGGCGATCTATTCAGTCCTTTGTCTAACGTCttctcgtcggcgtctgggCTTGTCTCGCAGCGCGAACGTACTGCACGCAGAGCGGCTCCTTGTTGACGAAGCTCCGCCCCTTTCTGGCAAGTCAGTTTGCAAAGCTAAGCAAGAGCTCCAACGTGCCTCGCACGCAGCGGTCGATGATGGCCTTCTTCCGCACGGGACAGTCCAAGTTCTTCCACGAGTGGTGCAGCTTCGACCCGCTCGCGGTTAACACGCTTTTCCTTTTCCGCTTTGCGCTCTCCGGCAACGGTAGGTTGCGTTCGGCTCCTCCTCTTGCCTCCTCGGCTCTTGGCGGGTTGGCAGGCTTTAGGGTTTGggtctcgcctcgccgcgggaCTTCACGGATGATGATTGCTAATGACTGTTTTCTGCTCACGCCAAGACGTATCACTTTCGTCTAAGGTTAGCGGGCGCGCTGCACGTGCTGGAGAGCTTGCGGTTTCGCGAATTCGGGGAGCTGAGTTGGGGTCTTGAGCTGTTCGGCGTGCGCTCGCAGATCCCGCGGCGCTCAACGACaagcagcacgcgcgcgtgAGCAAGACCAAAACGACACTCCGCATTCTGCAGTCCAAGTGGACGCCCAACATGCTGAAGAAGCTTCTGAAGGGCCCCAACCAGAAGAAGATGGCTGGACAAGCGAAAGCGCGTAAGTTGCCCTGCGTAGTCGAGCTTCTCGCTGCTCCCATCCGTCTCTTCCGGATTGCCTGTCGGTCCCAGCAGCACCTTCGCAGACGGCCAACCTCGCCGTCTGGATCTTCGTCGCCACAGTTCTTTTCCGTGCACGCGGCTTTGGTTCGATTGAGTTAGCGCGGATTCAGGGTTTCCGGCTAGGGCTTGGTTCTCCCGTACGCGTTGACCAAGACGCCAAACGGGCCCTGGACGCCGTCTCcacgcgcggtcgcggcacCTCGCACATGCGCGTCTCTGTgcgttgtgtgtgtgtgcggcgtCAGTGTTGCTTCGCAGCTTGGACCCGAATCTGCTGTCAGGTATTTTGACGTCGTTCGACTTCAtcacgcacacgcaggcgaACCTGGCGGTCAACCAGAACTCGTTCATGTACCACGAAGCGGAGCAGCGCGGAGACTTCATGAAGCcttcggcgacgcagaaggccgcgcatAAGCTGCACCAACAGGGCCTCGTGCGCCACACCGACAAGATAATCAAGGACTGGGCGGAGTACGGAATTCCAGGCGACATCaagcggcggctggcgaagGGCGAACAGCTGCCGCCGGGCACGACGTTCGGCTCGATTCCGATTCCAGATTTGACCAACTGGGATGCGCAGCTGAACCAGAAGTGGCTGGACGCGTACAACTCGTATCTGGTGCATCCCtacggccgcgcagcgctgaACGCGAAGGACCCCGTCGCGATGCTGATCAAGGACTCGCGCGACCGGCTGCAggctgagggcgagggcACGATCTTTCTGGGGCGAATTGCGCGCCGCACACACCCGAGCAAGaatctgctgcgccgcgcggggcgTGCGCTGAAGAAgtttttcctctcgctgctgagGGAGAACGAGCAGAGCGATTATGCCGTGTGGTTTGGAGTGAAGATCGACATGCGCCAGGTGCTGCAGATCTGCCGCGCAATCAACAATGTGGCTGAAGCCGTCAAGAACGACAGACTCTACCAGTACATCACCGACGGCTGGCTCGAGCTCGTCAAAGACGTGATTGCGGGCTACACcaaggcgcatgcgcgcgtccCTGGCTACGACATCATATCCGCGGCGAACGAGCAGCTGCGGAAGCAgggcagagacgcggcaATTGCGCGGAATCAGGGATTTTTGTCGATTCACTACGACTATGCGAACCTGTCCGAAGAGGAGCGCAAGAAGGAATTCCAGCTTTCCATGTGCATGGATCACTGCGAAGCCGTCTGGAAGCTCATCATGGCCTTCGTGATGCCGAATCTGCAGAATCCGCAGAAATTGAAGAGCTACGAGAAGGATTTCTCGCGGGCAAAGGAAGTCGAGAAGCTGAATGACCGGCACCAGGTGAACGCGTTCCGGTTCAGCATGTCGGTGCAAGTCGACTTCTTCGACAACATGCTGGACAAGACCTCGAAGAAGAGTCTCAAGGCGATGAAGTACGGCGCGAGCACCTGGTTCACCTATGCGATGAAGCTCGCCGGGCAAGTCAACACCGAGATGGGCAATCCGCACCTGGGCACGACGCTGTACGTGCAGGCGCCGTACTACGGAGACTACATTCGGAAGTGGATGGAGGAGCGTCGGCAGTCGCGGAAACAGGCCATCATCGGCATGCTCACGCTGGGCATGATGGGGCTGTACTCGCTCCTCAGCGTCACAGACATCGTGCAGCACATGGAAgacgtcggcggcgcgccgcccgtctcCTGCGTGTCGAACGAGGTGCTGGGcgtggcctgcgcgccgcaggcgatcGCAAAGGCGACCACAAGCGCAACCCGAGTCGCCACGCAGGACGTCCTAAAGGTTGGGCTTTTTGCGGGCATCGCGCCCTACCTCATGCTGCCCATGGCCGTAGTCTCCGTGTGGAACATCCTCAAGTCGGAAATCAAGATTCTGCTCCAGTTCGAGATGGCAGTCAAACACATGCTCTCTCGCCTCAAGCgctggctcgccgcgcccttcaAGAACTGGTGGGCGAAGCGTGGCAGGCTGAAGGACTCGCTCTTCAAGCGCGCCTCGCAAACCTACAAAAAAAACCGAACAAGAAACCAAGAGGCCGCCCGAACCCAAGGACCTGCACAGCCCCAGCAGCTGGGGTGACAGCGAACTCGACAGCCTCGGAGTTCCCGCCGAGCCCTTCGTACAGGAATTCGAGTTCAGCTACTCGACGCCCTTGTTCCCGATGAGTGCACCTCTCCTGAAAACTGCCTAAGCAGGCTGAGCTGGTCAGGGGGCAGGCCTCACcccggcgcacgcgcatgtCCACGCAACCCTGAACTCCACAGATGTGAGACACAGCCTGCAAAGGGAGCTTCCGACAGAGTGACGGAGTGTCGCCGGAATTGGCCAGCAACGTTTTTTAATAATTTTTATTTTCGTCGTAGAATTTGGAGGGTTCGTGCTGCGTACTCCATCGAGCTCGTTGCCCTCGCTCGCGAAAATCCAAACAGCAGCAGGGAGCCACAGTGAAcaggcggcgtcgccacAACAAGAGACGCCAGCTGCAGTCCTGCCGGCGTACTGTGTTCTGACGCTGTGCAAGACTACCAGATCTTCAAACGTTTCAGGCCGCGGGCACGGGGTCGCAGAGACGACTCCACAACTCTCCACGCGTAACGAACACGGgcagtgtacgtacactgtGCCAGGGACGACTGAGGAGTGAACCTCTTTTCTTCGGCGGTTGTTGCGGAAAACAAAGTGGATGCGGTGGGGCATCGCGGGATCCACTCaaggagcagcagctgtcAGAGGGGAAAGGAACCTGTAGCTGCACAGAAAAGCGTGTTGTGCCGTCGTGTTgggggcgcgtctgcgtcacATGGCAGATCGGCGCTGGCATATCCCTGGGTTCAAAGGCACTTCGGCTTTGACGGGGAAGACAAGCGAGCGAGAATCGAGTGCTCGGCCTGAACGCCGTCTCTTGTGTGTTTTTCTCGTGTGTGGGAAGGGCTCTGCGCCACGTATTGTTCTTAATGACTTTTACTCTGCAAAGCGTTTGGCTGAGAACTCCTCGTCTCGCCATGCCGCTTGATCGTCCGTGCTGAATTTTTCTCGTTTCCCACTTTCTGTGCTCCTCTCGGCCGCGTGTATAGTAGGAGAGAGCCCGCAACTCGTTGCACTTACACTCCGCCTAAACGTTTTTgtcgagccgcgccgcaagTGGCGCTCCATTTAGTTACGGCCTCGGCCTCCGGGCGCGCCACGCGTTTCAGCAGCCTCGGAGCCGCGGGCCCCGATTAGAAACAGCCGCTCGATTTATTGCGACTCCGTTTCGAGGCTTCACTCCGATCTCTCACTTCCTAACATTCGCGAACGCTTCTAGTCAGATCCTCAGCAGCACTCAGCGAGCCGCTGAACACGTCCGCTCTGTTCAGACAGTCCAGTTCCAAACTGAGCGAGCAATCTTTTCCTCACGTCTCGAAGGGCCGCCTCCCGAGCGGCCTGCCTCCCACGTACACACGCATGCAATAAATTTGCaagtctctctctgtctatatatatatatatatatatatatatatgtatatatctgcgTGCCTAAATCCACTCTGAATACGCAAAGTCCTAACTGAATTCGGCGGAACGCCTCTGCTGCACAGCGCGTGCCTAGCGTCAGCGCGAGggctgccgcgcgacagGCTAAAACGAGGTTTCGTGAGCGCCGAAATGAAACGCACAGACGGGAATATGCCCGCGCCTTTGAAGCGCACAGACACGTTTTTCGACACCTTCATACATGACACACCAACTCTTTAAACACTCTTCAAAAAGACCCTCGCTGCAGGCAAACACAGAAGTCCAGGCTCTGGTGCTCGCAATGTCTACTGAAGACCGTCTTAGCTGCATATATGCAAGCGCTCGCATTGATTCGTACAGATATATGAATAGATGAGCAGATATACGAATAAATTAGCAGATAGACAGACAAGCAAATAGGCAgggagacagaaaaagaTCGATACAAGTGGACATGCGAGAAGAGTCTGGAGGCGAACGGTTGTTGTGCGTCTCCACGTaagaagagccgcagcgcggcgcggctgtctctgcgcgagaggcgaccgcgcagaccggcgcatgcggcggagggcgcgcctgcgtcccGCGCTCCCCAGATCTCCAGTCTCGTCGTCCAacccagccgccgcggccgaaggAACGGCGAcaagcgagaaaaacagcGTCAAAAAGCACGCAAAAACGCAACTAGGGCGgctctgcctcgcttcccccccccccccccccccaccccatGCTGCCGTGACTCTCTGAAGGCAGTTTCTGCTTTCCTGGGTCGGCATCGCGGCGGCTTTCAGAGCGCTTCTACACGCCGACACGGCCCAGACGGTGATCTGTGACGGGGTTGGCAGTCAGCGCCTGGAGCGCCTCGATGAGTGCGTTGACTTCCGCCTGCGTGT
This window harbors:
- a CDS encoding rhoptry neck protein RON2 (encoded by transcript BESB_040860) → MARTSASPLRGAALLFILFLLSDVPDLFLPLNQSLHSWQSPVLASRAAENDAPRPVSFREVDGDQSSGVGAPGGANPAGSPHTESKQDGAGASGGYTPRETGYQNIVAKQVDEGAFGAPSAAGGPSFHTAHFDVGSDGGDLGSLRIHLHSQPGVSEATPNVGPSVISVYTANGPLPGASLGSQGQAPRIQTAGGAQMPFGWVPQVDMPSVAEKNLVELRKMLRDEGFVEALQVRAAEKGCPVYVLQNLKQIPVRFREVLNEEMEARSNPNRLFEVANSYVRTPEEARAWSGSESVSFEFSLAETRAAPAPADGGSSGFHIPPPPRPIPGQHDPSEEGRNPTAKRLVGTQLGLYLECKLQALLGHPAIFFNPFYSEQQLLETVAAAIGIAPPLREDEQDRTVRRDAVEYSGSVDQLLGAVELFRLASNPFTLGHAVLLMIAYLDYHAFFDPSPKKPFYSWATLAASAGNDTGFEMLDEMCDNHRGPKKPGRRAWYERGGSRKHKDASVTPLHRHLCDALEIILDGIQQTQIDVLEELSKYKVPVEPLVDPATNSARAQTRLCRGLSPFCDYEATILAPVRALDAHEQRESLKTKKAFNLLTGYGSGYVGQIAGDVAEPFLYAWRARWGKILSDPTAYSEVLERALWFEDREFLAKKNGYFFSQYDKMVKNKMSFGALDGVSEGLSERDIRSNLQSYIARRAEFVEKRKASSLAKLRKKIPERDPYAFNVAILLSLNARTYCTQSGSLLTKLRPFLASQFAKLSKSSNVPRTQRSMMAFFRTGQSKFFHEWCSFDPLAVNTLFLFRFALSGNDPAALNDKQHARVSKTKTTLRILQSKWTPNMLKKLLKGPNQKKMAGQAKALLLRSLDPNLLSGILTSFDFITHTQANLAVNQNSFMYHEAEQRGDFMKPSATQKAAHKLHQQGLVRHTDKIIKDWAEYGIPGDIKRRLAKGEQLPPGTTFGSIPIPDLTNWDAQLNQKWLDAYNSYLVHPYGRAALNAKDPVAMLIKDSRDRLQAEGEGTIFLGRIARRTHPSKNLLRRAGRALKKFFLSLLRENEQSDYAVWFGVKIDMRQVLQICRAINNVAEAVKNDRLYQYITDGWLELVKDVIAGYTKAHARVPGYDIISAANEQLRKQGRDAAIARNQGFLSIHYDYANLSEEERKKEFQLSMCMDHCEAVWKLIMAFVMPNLQNPQKLKSYEKDFSRAKEVEKLNDRHQVNAFRFSMSVQVDFFDNMLDKTSKKSLKAMKYGASTWFTYAMKLAGQVNTEMGNPHLGTTLYVQAPYYGDYIRKWMEERRQSRKQAIIGMLTLGMMGLYSLLSVTDIVQHMEDVGGAPPVSCVSNEVLGVACAPQAIAKATTSATRVATQDVLKVGLFAGIAPYLMLPMAVVSVWNILKSEIKILLQFEMAVKHMLSRLKRWLAAPFKNWWAKRGRLKDSLFKRASQTYKKNRTRNQEAARTQGPAQPQQLG